The following coding sequences are from one Methanosarcina sp. WWM596 window:
- a CDS encoding CHASE4 domain-containing protein, with protein MSTIDISKKVLIITLLIFAVLTAAFTFTHNMQLSNFLELEQADTLENVERVQNAVSTRQGYIDYIDQDWACWDDTYQFIEDRNQQYIDVDLQNETLAGIRVNVMLFVNESGNVVYVKSVDVNSVEEMPVPAGLLKMIEDGTLLTKGEDDTISGIVLLDEGPMFIACHPILTTKYEGPSKGTLIFGRFFDNYLLESFKDTTRSSLSMYRTDREMPPDFQEALNIFSETPDTILVEPLSEEKVAGYFELRDISGQPALIIRADFPRELYLHGEKTLNYMYFFLLLTGLVTGVGVKFALDNLFVSRLVEIDNFVTKVRSEKDLSKRLSLKDSDELYRLSKEINGMLNEIDLAEQELKAQEREKKVLLDSLNELVVFVSPEMKIIWANKAALSYMQLDLENAVGVYLNAIKVVHGQVVEYSRLEHVFVTGKKKSGEFTSKDGKIWFFQAIPVTDENGKIIGVMETRRDITERKKAEQLLQEKQIAEVANRTKSEFLANMSHELRTPLNSIIGFSDLLYENVYGELNVRQLKAVRNISNSGKHLLNLINDILDLSKVEAGKLELDYKEFELASELNAVKNMLSPIAGRKHIKVEIQVDQSLTTIRADEARFVQILYNLLDNAIKFSHENGLVKIEARKKGDLLEVMVKDNGIGINVEDQNKLFKPFSQVDSFSSKQFQGTGLGLALVKQLVNLHGGYVWFSSKIEEGSTFIFTLPINGDKKTETTVKSNPLKVQKRLKTRTFKGNSKMD; from the coding sequence GTGTCTACAATAGATATCAGCAAAAAGGTTCTTATAATAACCCTCTTAATTTTTGCCGTCCTTACGGCTGCGTTTACGTTCACGCACAACATGCAGCTGTCCAATTTTTTGGAGCTTGAGCAGGCTGATACTTTGGAGAATGTAGAACGTGTGCAAAACGCAGTCTCCACCCGACAGGGGTATATTGATTACATTGACCAGGACTGGGCTTGCTGGGATGATACCTACCAGTTTATCGAAGATAGAAACCAGCAGTATATTGATGTGGACCTTCAGAATGAAACGCTTGCAGGGATTAGAGTTAATGTAATGCTTTTTGTTAATGAGTCAGGGAATGTGGTCTATGTAAAATCGGTGGATGTTAATTCTGTAGAAGAAATGCCGGTTCCAGCAGGGCTTCTGAAAATGATCGAGGACGGAACTCTTTTGACAAAAGGAGAAGACGATACTATAAGTGGTATTGTTTTGCTCGATGAAGGCCCCATGTTTATTGCATGTCATCCGATTCTTACGACAAAATACGAAGGACCTTCGAAGGGCACTCTCATTTTCGGGAGGTTTTTTGACAATTACCTCCTTGAATCCTTCAAAGACACTACTCGCTCTTCCCTGTCTATGTACAGGACTGATCGGGAAATGCCTCCCGATTTTCAGGAGGCACTTAATATATTTTCGGAAACTCCTGACACGATCCTTGTGGAACCTCTCAGTGAAGAGAAGGTAGCAGGTTATTTTGAGTTAAGGGATATCTCGGGCCAACCTGCCCTAATCATCAGAGCCGACTTCCCAAGAGAACTCTATTTGCATGGTGAGAAAACCCTAAACTATATGTATTTTTTCCTTTTGCTAACCGGGCTTGTGACAGGGGTCGGAGTTAAATTTGCACTTGATAATCTCTTTGTTTCAAGACTGGTTGAGATTGACAATTTCGTTACAAAAGTCAGGTCGGAAAAAGATCTCTCCAAACGTTTATCCTTGAAAGACAGTGACGAGCTATATCGCCTGTCAAAGGAAATAAACGGAATGTTAAACGAGATCGATCTAGCAGAGCAGGAGTTAAAGGCCCAGGAACGCGAAAAAAAAGTCTTGCTTGATTCACTCAACGAACTTGTTGTTTTTGTGAGCCCTGAAATGAAAATAATATGGGCAAATAAAGCTGCCCTTTCATATATGCAACTGGATCTTGAAAATGCAGTTGGTGTTTATTTAAATGCAATTAAGGTTGTACATGGTCAGGTGGTCGAGTATTCCCGGCTTGAACATGTTTTCGTGACAGGTAAGAAAAAGTCCGGAGAGTTTACTTCAAAAGACGGGAAGATCTGGTTTTTCCAGGCAATTCCTGTGACTGATGAAAATGGAAAGATTATAGGAGTTATGGAAACTCGCAGAGACATTACGGAAAGGAAGAAAGCCGAGCAACTTCTTCAGGAAAAACAGATTGCAGAGGTCGCAAACCGTACGAAGAGCGAATTTCTGGCAAACATGAGTCATGAACTGAGGACCCCTCTTAACTCAATCATAGGGTTTTCCGATCTCCTGTATGAAAATGTTTACGGGGAACTTAATGTAAGACAGCTAAAGGCTGTAAGGAACATCTCCAATAGCGGGAAACACCTTCTTAATCTTATTAACGATATCCTTGATTTATCCAAAGTAGAAGCCGGAAAGCTCGAACTCGATTATAAAGAGTTTGAGCTTGCCAGTGAACTTAATGCAGTCAAAAATATGTTATCCCCTATTGCAGGCAGGAAACATATTAAGGTTGAAATCCAGGTGGATCAAAGCCTTACAACAATCCGTGCTGATGAAGCTCGTTTTGTTCAGATCCTGTACAACCTGCTGGATAATGCTATAAAGTTCTCGCACGAAAATGGACTTGTGAAGATAGAGGCAAGAAAGAAGGGGGATCTGTTAGAAGTGATGGTTAAAGACAATGGAATAGGGATCAATGTTGAGGATCAGAACAAGCTTTTCAAACCTTTCAGTCAGGTAGATTCCTTTTCCTCAAAACAATTCCAGGGGACAGGTCTTGGACTTGCACTTGTTAAACAGCTTGTTAACCTGCATGGGGGATATGTCTGGTTCAGTAGTAAAATAGAGGAAGGAAGTACCTTTATTTTCACACTTCCGATAAACGGAGATAAAAAAACGGAGACAACAGTGAAATCAAACCCCTTAAAGGTGCAGAAACGGCTGAAAACCCGGACTTTTAAGGGGAACTCGAAAATGGATTGA
- a CDS encoding YkgJ family cysteine cluster protein: MAEVFRLRFKKIPIHMYENFHKIFSGSNQNTINICRNCGGACEYNKIGTLLPGEKEYMAKKMGISVSEFKLRYLDILKMDDGTLVHVLKLGELCPFLNKETEVCECRDFKPIICKIYPVVFMVEAGKVHFTIDNWCQLSKNKVCRNYFKSAIPLLSSLPIQIEWFNHVVSYDNLYFDYDQLRKCRKGKNQYAIFTLEELLSLQRDPVKAYRVEASNLEKSQVEMYKIKITLSRTDCCQEIEELSF, from the coding sequence ATGGCCGAGGTTTTTAGATTGAGATTTAAAAAGATACCTATACATATGTACGAGAACTTCCACAAGATATTTAGTGGAAGTAACCAGAATACTATTAATATTTGCAGGAACTGCGGAGGAGCTTGCGAGTACAATAAAATCGGAACTCTGCTCCCTGGAGAAAAAGAATATATGGCAAAAAAAATGGGTATAAGTGTTTCCGAATTCAAGCTAAGGTATCTGGATATTTTAAAAATGGACGATGGAACTCTTGTTCACGTATTAAAGCTTGGAGAATTATGTCCTTTTTTGAACAAAGAAACCGAAGTATGCGAATGCCGTGATTTCAAACCTATAATCTGTAAAATCTACCCTGTTGTTTTTATGGTTGAAGCCGGAAAGGTACATTTCACAATAGATAACTGGTGCCAGTTATCAAAAAACAAAGTTTGCAGGAACTATTTCAAATCTGCAATCCCCCTTTTGTCCAGTCTTCCAATTCAAATTGAATGGTTCAACCATGTGGTAAGTTACGATAACCTTTATTTTGATTATGACCAGTTAAGAAAATGCCGAAAAGGAAAAAATCAGTATGCAATTTTTACTCTGGAAGAACTTTTAAGCCTCCAGAGAGATCCTGTGAAAGCGTATAGGGTTGAAGCATCTAATTTAGAGAAATCTCAGGTAGAAATGTATAAGATCAAAATAACACTTTCCAGAACTGATTGCTGTCAGGAAATAGAGGAGCTTTCCTTTTAG
- a CDS encoding ATP-binding protein: MRSIYSTKSIAFGQENSLTEINAVIFSNENGCVRVKATQSNDFIKIVVSDEGIDIAAVDHDKLSLSAR; encoded by the coding sequence TTGAGATCGATTTATAGTACAAAATCGATAGCTTTCGGGCAAGAAAACTCCTTAACCGAGATCAATGCAGTCATATTTTCAAATGAAAACGGGTGTGTAAGAGTTAAAGCAACACAAAGCAACGACTTTATAAAGATAGTTGTATCTGATGAAGGAATAGATATTGCGGCAGTTGATCATGACAAACTAAGCCTTTCAGCCAGATAG
- a CDS encoding transglutaminase-like domain-containing protein, protein MVGNRMKKNGIILLVVFILAVSVCTCENLRAGNSGTNRETDCITSIYEAISRSVIPSETTANITSYPTSIESQILGSWYFNLIDTIENKNNPVQSWNWKFNLPAGEVDTMQNRQPAMKQNHQPAMKQNHQPAMKQNHQPAMKQNRQPTLRREKPDHLPPSMAREKPVRKGIPDKEELNNFMEEQARQQEDITPNYQTTPNYQTTPNYQTYVTPDAEAVNSYLEKNDLDDKYEIYDAALSWTWVSDETLNNVEEKWLTPTEFLEETPAYSGNPVYGKPASDCEEQANSLASLLIASEEYDESTVRVAIGKVDFGDISGGHAWVEVCENGEWFPLDPTDGPYYDDKSSKLIPADSPDIDYDQYSDCTYPAVEIWYYYNNEYFIDLGMQIKNAPVSWKKIPKSYQKIQSGRY, encoded by the coding sequence ATGGTAGGTAACAGAATGAAAAAAAATGGTATAATTTTGCTGGTTGTCTTTATACTGGCTGTATCTGTCTGTACCTGTGAAAACCTGAGGGCAGGAAATTCCGGAACTAACCGGGAAACCGATTGCATAACGAGTATTTATGAAGCTATTTCCAGGAGTGTTATTCCCAGTGAGACCACTGCAAATATTACTTCTTACCCTACATCCATTGAAAGCCAGATTTTGGGAAGCTGGTACTTCAATCTGATAGATACTATTGAAAATAAAAATAATCCTGTTCAAAGCTGGAACTGGAAATTCAACCTGCCTGCCGGGGAAGTAGATACGATGCAAAATCGCCAGCCAGCTATGAAGCAAAATCACCAGCCAGCTATGAAGCAAAATCACCAGCCAGCTATGAAGCAAAATCACCAGCCAGCTATGAAGCAAAATCGCCAGCCAACTTTAAGGAGGGAAAAACCGGATCATTTACCTCCTTCCATGGCCAGAGAAAAGCCTGTTAGAAAAGGAATCCCTGACAAAGAAGAATTGAATAATTTCATGGAAGAACAGGCACGGCAACAGGAAGATATAACACCGAACTATCAGACAACACCGAACTATCAGACAACACCGAACTATCAGACATATGTCACCCCGGATGCTGAAGCTGTAAACTCTTACCTCGAAAAAAATGATCTCGATGACAAGTACGAGATTTATGATGCTGCCCTCTCCTGGACCTGGGTATCAGACGAAACTCTGAACAATGTTGAGGAAAAGTGGCTTACCCCAACTGAGTTTCTGGAAGAAACTCCTGCTTATTCCGGCAACCCGGTATATGGTAAACCTGCAAGTGACTGTGAGGAACAGGCAAATTCTCTGGCTTCCCTTCTGATAGCTTCAGAAGAATACGACGAGAGTACAGTGCGGGTTGCCATAGGAAAAGTCGATTTTGGAGATATTAGCGGTGGGCACGCCTGGGTTGAAGTTTGCGAGAATGGAGAATGGTTCCCTCTGGACCCTACTGACGGGCCTTATTATGATGACAAAAGCTCAAAACTGATACCTGCAGATTCCCCGGATATCGATTATGACCAGTACAGTGATTGTACATACCCGGCTGTGGAAATCTGGTATTACTACAATAACGAGTATTTCATAGATTTAGGCATGCAGATTAAAAATGCGCCAGTGTCCTGGAAAAAAATCCCAAAAAGCTATCAAAAAATACAATCGGGTCGGTATTGA
- a CDS encoding winged helix-turn-helix domain-containing protein, translated as MNIIDLAILSEKRRDILLLIEKKPGNFEEIESLLDISSVSLRFHIKKLLDFGFLEKEEGKYKLSGMTIPIVDNLKRFLDSLTFFEENMDYWKKQDLTPVPDFLLRRLEELGRFELIKSDTAHMFEIPQEIMDNLRTSEEISVFFSCLHPKILFLYSEFAKKGLKLSLCVTEPIAEKLFNNFPAETKKIMEAENTKLFVCSRNVNLPIFVVTDRFMATELFLNSGKLSSQFMICSEDGALRWGRELYRHYEGVSKLSKPSPASP; from the coding sequence ATGAATATTATTGACCTAGCAATTCTCTCTGAAAAAAGGAGAGATATACTCTTACTTATAGAAAAGAAACCAGGAAATTTTGAAGAGATCGAAAGTTTACTTGACATAAGTTCTGTTTCATTAAGGTTCCATATAAAAAAACTTTTAGATTTCGGGTTTCTTGAGAAAGAAGAGGGAAAATATAAGTTATCGGGTATGACAATACCGATAGTTGATAATCTGAAAAGATTTCTGGATTCACTGACTTTCTTTGAAGAAAATATGGATTACTGGAAGAAACAGGACCTTACCCCTGTGCCCGACTTTTTGTTGAGAAGGTTAGAAGAGCTGGGCAGGTTTGAACTGATCAAATCTGATACAGCGCATATGTTCGAAATCCCTCAGGAAATTATGGATAATTTAAGAACGTCAGAGGAAATTTCGGTTTTTTTCTCCTGTTTGCATCCGAAAATCCTGTTCCTTTATTCAGAATTTGCAAAAAAAGGCTTGAAGCTCTCTTTATGTGTGACAGAGCCTATAGCTGAGAAATTATTCAATAATTTTCCTGCTGAAACAAAAAAAATTATGGAAGCTGAAAATACGAAGCTGTTTGTTTGCAGCAGGAATGTGAACCTGCCTATCTTTGTGGTAACAGACCGGTTTATGGCAACAGAACTTTTCCTGAATAGTGGGAAACTGAGCAGTCAGTTCATGATATGTTCCGAAGATGGAGCTCTGCGTTGGGGAAGAGAATTGTACAGGCATTATGAGGGGGTTTCCAAACTGTCTAAACCGAGCCCTGCAAGCCCGTAA
- a CDS encoding ABC transporter permease, whose amino-acid sequence MRNSTYLKMGLNMLVHSKLRSWLTIIGIVIGIGSVVGILSLGDAMEEQVQSRLAEMDLTLITISPGYTKASSNMPGPGERGGGGGTTTDVELTDDDIDALQGLDGIEYIAGQISGSEPVIYSGENATMPITGVDPQVWQYMTTLETQSGRLLEPSDKYVAVIGSSVATETYDQEIGINQVITINGKSVRVVGILTEEGQGDRSIYMPIDAAVNLIDDAEEDVYDTITVKAKSEDLVDGLMEDIEAKLMISRGIIQEDNQDFSVSASKSMAESVTEMTSSMTLFLGAIAAVSLLVGAVGIANTMFTSVLEKTKEIGTMKAIGAKNKDILMIFLFNSAMVGLVGGILGVILGGFVSTLFPYLGVTLMRGGGSSSGISLASDLMAFGLILAIVIGVASGVVPAYRASKLKPVDALRYE is encoded by the coding sequence ATGAGAAATTCAACCTACCTGAAAATGGGCCTGAACATGCTTGTACACAGCAAGCTCCGTAGCTGGCTGACCATTATTGGGATAGTTATAGGAATCGGGTCTGTTGTAGGCATCCTCTCCCTCGGGGACGCTATGGAAGAGCAGGTTCAGAGCAGGCTCGCTGAAATGGACTTGACTCTGATAACTATTTCCCCCGGATATACAAAAGCATCGTCAAACATGCCCGGTCCCGGAGAACGTGGAGGAGGAGGTGGTACGACAACAGATGTCGAATTAACGGATGATGATATTGATGCGCTTCAAGGCCTTGACGGTATAGAGTACATTGCAGGACAGATTTCCGGCAGCGAACCTGTGATCTATTCAGGGGAAAATGCAACTATGCCAATCACAGGAGTCGACCCGCAGGTCTGGCAGTACATGACCACGCTCGAAACACAATCAGGAAGGCTGCTCGAACCTTCAGACAAATATGTCGCAGTCATCGGAAGCAGCGTTGCCACTGAAACTTATGACCAGGAAATCGGAATCAATCAAGTAATAACAATCAACGGAAAATCAGTGAGAGTTGTCGGTATCCTTACAGAAGAAGGCCAGGGTGACAGAAGCATTTACATGCCAATCGATGCGGCAGTAAACCTGATTGACGATGCAGAGGAAGATGTCTACGATACAATCACGGTGAAAGCCAAGAGTGAAGACCTTGTGGACGGACTGATGGAAGATATCGAGGCGAAGCTCATGATTTCACGGGGCATTATCCAGGAAGACAACCAGGACTTCTCTGTCAGCGCCTCAAAATCCATGGCTGAGTCTGTTACCGAAATGACGAGTTCGATGACCCTCTTCCTCGGAGCAATTGCAGCCGTATCCCTCCTTGTAGGAGCCGTGGGTATTGCAAACACTATGTTTACTTCTGTCCTTGAAAAAACAAAAGAGATAGGGACTATGAAAGCCATTGGGGCAAAAAATAAGGACATTCTTATGATATTCCTCTTTAACTCTGCAATGGTGGGTCTTGTTGGTGGTATCCTTGGAGTAATTCTTGGAGGTTTTGTTTCCACCCTCTTCCCTTACCTGGGCGTGACCCTGATGAGAGGAGGGGGAAGCTCTTCAGGCATATCCCTTGCTTCTGACCTGATGGCTTTCGGGCTTATCCTGGCAATCGTAATAGGTGTGGCTTCAGGAGTAGTCCCGGCTTACAGGGCTTCGAAACTAAAGCCAGTAGACGCATTGAGGTACGAATAA
- a CDS encoding COG1361 S-layer family protein has product MKRFSLLTLLLLLSAIICLGAGTALGSNGNIDSSSLLVNLTNQNPDVARPGEPVELTVSVQNVGNNDLKDITVTVNPEYPFTEISGQSLKKGISYLNARQDDNEGGILKFKLMTDSNASAGTYDIDIITTSKSGSGSSATTYTTTKTIQLEIRGKEYAQIVTIDKANIDIAKEETLEFIITNTGTSPLKNMVVSWTDRDGVILPVYSDNTKYIKYLDAGESVTVVYSVMADVNADPGLYTLDIKLVLEDYDSNEQIINTTAGVFVGGETDFDVAFSESDAGEISLSVANVGNNIAYSVKVSVPDQDNYKVSGSSSTIVGNLEKGDYTIASFDVTSTQDTGMAQERGTSGKAKASAEGGNLTAASAENNPLKVQIEYTDAKGERITVDKEVELEMTSSSAAPGGPRTSSSSSGLSFYLPYIALIVLAGGLFVYRKKIQEKILAKKEKKSGDKKPGNRNVTVNLQETEK; this is encoded by the coding sequence ATGAAAAGATTTTCTTTACTCACGCTCTTATTGCTACTTTCAGCAATTATATGCCTCGGAGCGGGGACAGCCCTTGGTTCAAACGGAAATATAGATTCCTCATCCTTGCTGGTGAACCTGACAAACCAGAACCCTGATGTTGCCCGTCCTGGAGAACCTGTTGAACTTACCGTTAGCGTCCAGAATGTAGGAAATAATGATCTAAAAGACATCACTGTTACAGTCAATCCGGAATACCCTTTCACCGAGATTTCCGGCCAATCCCTTAAAAAAGGTATCTCCTATCTGAATGCACGGCAGGATGACAACGAGGGTGGGATCCTTAAATTCAAGCTAATGACAGACTCCAATGCATCTGCCGGTACATATGATATAGACATCATCACTACTTCAAAAAGCGGATCCGGGTCTTCGGCAACTACATACACCACTACAAAAACCATCCAGCTTGAGATAAGGGGTAAAGAATACGCTCAGATTGTGACCATAGACAAGGCAAACATTGACATAGCAAAGGAAGAGACTCTGGAATTCATCATCACGAATACCGGAACTTCCCCTCTGAAAAACATGGTTGTTTCCTGGACAGACCGTGACGGCGTGATCCTCCCGGTATACTCGGACAACACCAAATATATCAAGTACCTGGATGCAGGGGAATCCGTAACTGTTGTTTACTCTGTAATGGCAGATGTAAACGCAGATCCGGGACTTTACACTCTTGACATAAAGCTTGTTCTTGAAGACTATGACTCCAATGAACAAATTATCAATACTACAGCAGGAGTTTTCGTAGGGGGAGAGACCGACTTCGATGTAGCCTTCTCGGAAAGCGATGCTGGAGAGATTTCTCTTTCAGTTGCAAACGTAGGAAACAATATTGCATACTCAGTGAAAGTATCGGTTCCAGACCAGGACAACTACAAGGTATCGGGAAGTTCCTCAACAATTGTAGGAAATCTTGAGAAAGGAGACTACACAATAGCTTCCTTTGATGTAACAAGTACACAGGATACAGGAATGGCTCAGGAACGAGGAACATCGGGTAAAGCAAAAGCAAGTGCTGAAGGAGGAAATTTAACTGCTGCTTCCGCTGAAAACAATCCTCTGAAAGTCCAGATTGAATACACGGATGCAAAAGGAGAAAGAATAACTGTAGATAAGGAAGTAGAACTCGAGATGACCTCATCTTCTGCAGCGCCTGGCGGACCGAGGACATCTAGCAGTAGCAGCGGTCTGAGTTTCTATCTGCCCTATATTGCGTTAATAGTGCTTGCGGGTGGATTATTCGTGTACCGGAAGAAAATACAGGAAAAGATACTGGCAAAGAAAGAGAAAAAATCCGGAGATAAAAAACCTGGAAACAGAAATGTGACTGTAAACCTCCAAGAGACTGAAAAATAA
- a CDS encoding ABC transporter ATP-binding protein, which translates to MTLTEIIGTFKTKLNPSKIMDSLERTASFYDESENGSGEDQKNNPYSSSASGSIKNSEAARITLNEKEPLIKLTDVWKIYQMGEVEFAALKGINLEIYEGEFLVVLGPSGSGKSTLMNLLGCLDIPSEGTVFLNSSDISELAESELARIRGQMIGFIFQSFNLIPTLSTEENVLLPLEFQEEDAQLARKKAAYLLDIVGLSDKRKNLPSQLSGGQRQRVAIARSLAVNPPIILADEPTGNLDTKTGDYILDFLDGLNTKEGKTIIIVTHDLELVKYATRVVYIRDGEIEKIENRKKNETED; encoded by the coding sequence ATGACACTTACAGAGATTATAGGGACATTTAAAACAAAGTTAAATCCCTCAAAAATTATGGATTCTCTTGAAAGAACAGCGAGTTTCTATGATGAATCCGAGAATGGTTCAGGGGAGGATCAAAAAAACAATCCTTACAGCAGTTCAGCCAGTGGTTCTATCAAAAACTCTGAAGCAGCCAGAATCACCCTGAACGAGAAAGAACCACTTATCAAACTGACTGATGTCTGGAAAATTTACCAGATGGGAGAGGTCGAGTTTGCAGCTCTCAAAGGAATAAATCTGGAGATCTACGAAGGGGAGTTCCTGGTTGTTCTGGGTCCCAGCGGAAGCGGAAAAAGCACACTTATGAACCTACTGGGGTGCCTGGACATACCATCAGAAGGCACGGTTTTCCTTAATTCAAGTGATATTTCAGAACTTGCTGAATCCGAACTTGCCCGCATCCGGGGACAGATGATTGGCTTCATATTCCAGAGTTTTAACCTTATTCCCACGCTGAGTACGGAAGAAAACGTACTCCTGCCCCTGGAATTCCAGGAAGAAGACGCACAGTTAGCCCGTAAAAAGGCTGCATATCTGCTTGATATAGTCGGGCTTTCGGACAAGAGAAAAAACCTTCCTTCTCAGTTATCAGGTGGACAGAGGCAAAGGGTTGCCATAGCGCGTTCCCTGGCTGTTAACCCGCCCATAATCCTGGCAGATGAGCCTACAGGAAACCTGGACACGAAAACGGGAGACTATATCCTGGACTTTCTGGACGGACTGAACACAAAGGAAGGCAAGACGATTATCATTGTAACCCATGACCTAGAACTGGTGAAATATGCAACAAGGGTTGTATACATCAGGGATGGAGAAATCGAAAAAATAGAAAATCGCAAGAAAAACGAAACGGAGGACTAA
- a CDS encoding DUF1699 family protein, translated as MRIRVVSSREEIFTLYPNERVVHLAFRPSNKDIFGLVETCPKIEVIQLPKSYRRTVSKSIEMFLEMQRIQLIEGDVWGHRKDINEYYGIPSSVIEKIKELKIEGTPAERIEEKVAKESKLNPEMIAYIMTKEIPV; from the coding sequence ATGAGAATCAGAGTAGTCAGTTCCAGAGAAGAAATCTTTACACTTTATCCGAATGAGCGTGTTGTTCACCTGGCCTTCAGACCTTCTAACAAGGACATTTTTGGATTGGTTGAAACCTGCCCGAAAATTGAAGTTATTCAACTGCCTAAATCTTACAGGCGCACGGTCTCAAAGTCCATAGAAATGTTCCTTGAGATGCAGAGAATCCAGCTTATCGAAGGAGATGTCTGGGGCCACAGGAAGGATATAAACGAATATTATGGTATTCCATCCTCAGTGATTGAGAAGATCAAAGAACTGAAGATAGAAGGTACACCTGCTGAGAGAATCGAAGAAAAGGTTGCAAAGGAGAGCAAGCTGAACCCTGAAATGATTGCTTACATCATGACAAAAGAAATTCCGGTCTAA
- a CDS encoding MarR family transcriptional regulator: MNLNVITICVAAAVLFAGPASADSTATIHGEVYGWDTFEPLENSVVEVNSTPVQSMVAKYGLYSFELEPGNYLIKASYYQNSTLIYSAEKTVKIIGEGSYVFDLLLLPVYSEELMDSSEEMVISENPVDKEINNPDADNARVGNVSITEPGEINGSTSSTGYYLFAALLISLLLAGGYTFQKHRSIENNKTENYKLEKSKLEKSKLEKSKLEKNRFSEEKAEHKTEKLSVPVSTPGFSAKVPDERIEPKTEQELPGEPIENQLSRESDFEVWEKEEKAEIKERHLIPEIESATLKQETEEDKETSPEEPARAPEPKPEPPVLKKNYPLPADLQEIMDIIRGQGGRITQKDLRSKLKYSEGKVSLMLADLERRELIEKFKRGRGNVVILRDERR; this comes from the coding sequence ATGAATCTGAACGTTATCACTATCTGCGTTGCTGCCGCAGTGCTTTTTGCAGGACCTGCCTCGGCAGACAGCACAGCTACAATCCACGGAGAGGTGTACGGCTGGGACACTTTCGAACCCCTGGAAAATTCTGTTGTTGAAGTAAATTCCACTCCCGTTCAGTCCATGGTGGCTAAATACGGCCTGTACTCTTTTGAACTGGAGCCTGGAAACTACCTTATTAAAGCCAGTTATTATCAAAATAGTACTCTGATCTATTCAGCCGAAAAGACAGTTAAAATTATAGGAGAAGGAAGCTATGTGTTTGATCTCCTGCTCCTCCCTGTTTATTCCGAAGAACTGATGGACAGTTCTGAAGAAATGGTGATTTCCGAAAACCCGGTAGATAAGGAAATTAACAACCCGGATGCCGATAACGCTAGAGTTGGTAATGTAAGTATCACTGAACCCGGTGAAATAAACGGGTCTACCTCTTCAACCGGATATTATCTGTTTGCAGCCCTTTTAATTTCTCTTCTTTTAGCTGGCGGTTACACGTTCCAGAAACATAGAAGCATAGAGAATAATAAAACAGAAAACTATAAACTGGAAAAAAGTAAACTGGAAAAAAGTAAACTGGAAAAAAGTAAACTGGAAAAAAACAGGTTTTCGGAAGAAAAAGCAGAACATAAAACAGAAAAACTCTCTGTGCCTGTAAGCACACCCGGCTTTTCAGCAAAAGTGCCTGATGAAAGAATTGAGCCGAAAACTGAACAGGAACTCCCTGGAGAACCCATAGAAAACCAACTCTCAAGGGAGTCAGATTTTGAAGTATGGGAAAAGGAAGAAAAGGCCGAAATCAAAGAAAGGCATCTCATACCTGAAATAGAATCTGCAACCCTTAAACAGGAAACCGAAGAAGACAAAGAAACGTCTCCTGAAGAACCAGCACGGGCGCCTGAACCCAAACCAGAACCCCCTGTTCTCAAAAAGAACTACCCTCTTCCGGCAGATCTCCAAGAAATCATGGATATAATCCGGGGCCAGGGAGGTCGGATTACCCAGAAAGACCTCCGCAGCAAACTGAAATATTCCGAAGGAAAAGTCAGCCTTATGCTTGCAGACCTGGAAAGAAGAGAGCTGATAGAAAAGTTCAAGCGGGGACGTGGGAATGTTGTGATCCTTCGGGATGAGAGAAGGTAA